One window of Cucurbita pepo subsp. pepo cultivar mu-cu-16 chromosome LG19, ASM280686v2, whole genome shotgun sequence genomic DNA carries:
- the LOC111781611 gene encoding 5'-adenylylsulfate reductase-like 5 isoform X1 produces MAVFSLFVYFLALTPLGFVSSKSLPRSSFCPRDSDFFLYGVRSQCPSSVLPNLPLQVDGKFLDETLTSYKKNGYTSMFFYASWCPFSLRLHPTVESLSSLFPQIEHLVVEQSSTLPNVLSKYGVRSFPTLLLVNRTSWVRYRGPKDILSLIRFYNRVTGLKSVPYYNEDELLRIENAGKPIIERSKISSPKNILKSEPLLTFSFVFICLRIAIVKLPHVLYRLNNLWRSYMPHLNLEIFGETRQLMGQIFHMVDMRRAWAKLRLCKTKNFHKGAKNARVWASSLASVSLAESSSSRST; encoded by the exons ATGGCtgtcttttccctttttgtttattttcttgccCTTACTCCTCTAGGGTTTGTGTCTTCAAAATCCCTTCCCCGATCTTCATTTTGCCCCAGAGATTCGGATTTCTTTCTCTATGGAGTTCGATCTCAATGCCCTTCCTCTGTGCTTCCCAACTTGCCTTTACAG GTGGATGGGAAGTTCCTTGATGAGACTTTGACGTCTTATAAGAAGAACGGCTACACCTCCATGTTCTTTTACGCGTCGTGGTGCCCGTTTTCTCTCCGTTTGCACCCCACAGTCGAATCTCTCAGCTCATTGTTTCCTCAAATAGAACACTTGGTGGTTGAGCAATCTTCTACACTACCAAA CGTACTCTCAAAATATGGAGTCCGCAGCTTCCCGACTTTATTACTGGTGAACAGGACATCATGGGTTCGATATCGTGGTCCAAAAGATATACTTTCGCTCATTCGTTTCTATAACCGAGTAACAG GATTAAAATCGGTTCCTTATTATAATGAAGATGAGTTACTTAGAATTGAGAATGCTGGAAAGCCAATAATCGAACGGTCAAAG ATTTCCTCACCGAAAAACATATTGAAGAGCGAACCATTGTTGACGTTCTCGTTTGTATTCATATGTCTTCGTATAGCAATAGTCAAATTACCACATGTGCTATATCGTCTTAACAATCTTTGGAGATCTTACATGCCTCACCTAAACTTGGAAATATTTGGCGAAACACGACAACTGATGGGGCAGATTTTCCACATGGTCGATATGAGAAGGGCATGGGCGAAGCTGAGGCTATGCAAGACGAAGAACTTCCACAAAGGAGCAAAAAATGCTCGTGTTTGGGCGTCGTCTCTGGCCTCCGTCTCGTTGGCTGAATCTTCGTCCTCGAGATCGACTTAG
- the LOC111781611 gene encoding 5'-adenylylsulfate reductase-like 5 isoform X2, whose product MAVFSLFVYFLALTPLGFVSSKSLPRSSFCPRDSDFFLYGVRSQCPSSVLPNLPLQVDGKFLDETLTSYKKNGYTSMFFYASWCPFSLRLHPTVESLSSLFPQIEHLVVEQSSTLPNVLSKYGVRSFPTLLLVNRTSWVRYRGPKDILSLIRFYNRVTGLKSVPYYNEDELLRIENAGKPIIERSKISSPKNILKSEPLLTFSFVFICLRIAIVKLPHVLYRLNNLWRSYMPHLNLEIFGETRQLMGQIFHMVDMRRAWAKLRLCKTKNFHKGAKNARVWASSLASVSLAESSSSRST is encoded by the exons ATGGCtgtcttttccctttttgtttattttcttgccCTTACTCCTCTAGGGTTTGTGTCTTCAAAATCCCTTCCCCGATCTTCATTTTGCCCCAGAGATTCGGATTTCTTTCTCTATGGAGTTCGATCTCAATGCCCTTCCTCTGTGCTTCCCAACTTGCCTTTACAG GTGGATGGGAAGTTCCTTGATGAGACTTTGACGTCTTATAAGAAGAACGGCTACACCTCCATGTTCTTTTACGCGTCGTGGTGCCCGTTTTCTCTCCGTTTGCACCCCACAGTCGAATCTCTCAGCTCATTGTTTCCTCAAATAGAACACTTGGTGGTTGAGCAATCTTCTACACTACCAAA CGTACTCTCAAAATATGGAGTCCGCAGCTTCCCGACTTTATTACTGGTGAACAGGACATCATGGGTTCGATATCGTGGTCCAAAAGATATACTTTCGCTCATTCGTTTCTATAACCGAGTAACAG GATTAAAATCGGTTCCTTATTATAATGAAGATGAGTTACTTAGAATTGAGAATGCTGGAAAGCCAATAATCGAACGGTCAAAGATTTCCTCACCGAAAAACATATTGAAGAGCGAACCATTGTTGACGTTCTCGTTTGTATTCATAT GTCTTCGTATAGCAATAGTCAAATTACCACATGTGCTATATCGTCTTAACAATCTTTGGAGATCTTACATGCCTCACCTAAACTTGGAAATATTTGGCGAAACACGACAACTGATGGGGCAGATTTTCCACATGGTCGATATGAGAAGGGCATGGGCGAAGCTGAGGCTATGCAAGACGAAGAACTTCCACAAAGGAGCAAAAAATGCTCGTGTTTGGGCGTCGTCTCTGGCCTCCGTCTCGTTGGCTGAATCTTCGTCCTCGAGATCGACTTAG